The Alnus glutinosa chromosome 3, dhAlnGlut1.1, whole genome shotgun sequence nucleotide sequence TGGTATTTGGTCGGCTTCATATGTATTCTGATATTCATCTGCGAAAAGTGAAATCCGAGAGACTAATGTTGACTTCATGTTGGGTACGAATGGCTGCCGGTGCTTGCGGCAATTGGAATGAGCTCTGCTCTTGAATTTCCGTCTCTTGCTGATCAGAATTATGCACCGAGTCTTCTACGTCCAAACGATCAATCTCAACGTTGGACTTTCTTGGGGACGTGTGCAAGCTGTCGAGGCTGCCATGCTGATAGCTATGCAAGAGGTGAACTGGTGACATGCCGTGTCCATGTGTGGGAGTGGCTGGCCTGCTTGAAAATGGTGAGTTAGTCTCTGAATGATGATGGCTTTGCCTTGTGTTCTTTCTCGCCGACTGATGCCAGCTTCTCAATGCATCTGCCACTCGATCATTGAAGATGGTGGGTTTCATGGAAGACCCCATCTGTCAAATCATGCAGCCCAAACTATTATTACTCATAAATTCATGTTAATTATCTCAAACCCATATATGCTTAATCGTTAAtgcatgtttttcttttgtgttctgATGTGACAACAATGAAGATATTCTGTATTATTTAACAAGTTATATTTAcctataaatttaatattatggCCTGTTCAATAACCCCGTCCCTTATTTTcacatctttaaaaaaaaaaacataaacttcaaaatatttttaatctttcttactttttatattacatcaataattttttattattatttaaataaaaaaaactcactacaatacagaattttttttactttttcatataaattatttctattttatatcacattaatcactttttactttcactcaacaaaaaaatttctcccATACGGGGAGGTGAGGGGAAGGGAGGGAGGTTACCAGTTATATCTAAAAAGtaaggaaaaactttacttatcacctctaatttttttttcactttttaatcatacttttaaactttaaaaaaatgtcaatttagttattcatctttaatttttttttttaatttcacttattttttagtattttctattaaatcatgttaaaaattttaaaatactattttttttttaagaatatatatatatatatttttcaaatattcaggtATGGGTACTTTTGAAAATTCCAATAAATCCCTACAAATGCCTAAatctttgtaattattttcctataaaaatataggtattttagaaattttgacacatATCCTTACGGATCTAacggaaaattttaacggagtagtgaaatttaaaaaaaaaaataaaaaatgaaagatggatacattaaatattaaaactttttaaaatttaaagatatgattgtaaaagtgataaaagatcataaatggattggaaaattttcccaacaaaagaaaagacgtGTATTATCATTTCTCACCTGAGTCACTAGAGCATAGAGTGGCAAAGTCACATAACTGCATAGAACTTCTACGACGACCCTGAAGAAAGCGGCAACGTCGTTTAGCATTAATTAGCAATTCTTAAACCACTCAAGAAAATTTATAATCACATGTCACCTAATCTTAATCATCCAGATAACTTCTTAACAGTGGCAGCAGTACATGGAATTCCATGCATGTGCAAATATTTGTGATAAAACTCACCCCGTTGTGAGTCTGATGACCTTATCCGCAGTGCGCTTATGGAAGCAAGAATCTATGGTAAATGCATactgaaagagaagaaaaaaatacgACAGGAAAGTTAGGGAATTAGCTCTCAGCATTAGGTTCCCTTGTGGCTCAATTCTAAATTCTAAAATGGTTCAAACAAATCCAATCATATTCATCCTCCACATTAAACAAAGTATCAACATGACCAAACGCCTCGATAGCAAAACGTGTAGTCGGAATTTCAAAAGGCATGCGAtctttaaaaacgtagttaaaaTTGCAGTTCGGCACGGCTTTTAGAATCGTGAATTTTTAAATACGCACCCCTACGTTTTAAAATTGTCACTCTTGAATTTTATATAGTAGTACAGACATGATTAAGTACTTTAATTGTGAATTAATGGAATAATCAAGTAGAAGTAAAAGGCTTACCACACTCCACGCAAAGAAGGCCAGTTGAAATGCATTCTGCAATTAAAGTCATGACAAAATTCAGCAAAATGCTGATATTAGAATTAATCCAGATAATTAAACTAATACGTAATTTGTTGATGTATATATGTGAGAAATACCTGAAAGAGAACAAAGTGAATGAGAAAGAGAAGGAATCGAGGGCGTCCAAACCAGAAGAGGTCATCACCTGGCTTTACCACAGGTGTACCCTTAATCACATCTCCTCCCTCTTGAATTCTTAGCCCCATTTTCGTAATGATCACTTGTAGCTTTGTCCCCACCAAGAGGATTACCTGTAAAATTCACAACAAACCACATGATCTTCCATTAAACCAACAACCCAAAAGCTTAGATATATAGTAAAAAGAGCAGATAAAAGAACAAAGTTTTCCTATATATGGGTTATCGAGCTCACAATCAATGGGAGAAATGGTAGCCATAGATAAGATTGCCATCCTGTCCACACATAGAAGAAATTAAACATTTCTTAGTCACTAAGGCAGTCCACTATAAATTTGGACTAAAACATGAAAGAATGGTACACGAAGAATAAACGCTGCTCGGCCGCGAGAGTTAGCTCGAACGGTTGACTCATTTGGTTAATGCCACAAAATCGGTTGTTCGAGTCCTCACTCAACCGATACACGGTTATTGCGTGTGGAGTTGTGTACCAAAAGGTAACATTTAGCTTACCATATGCATTGGACAGTAGGGAAAGCACTGCAAAGCCCCATATGATTGGACTGCACATGAGAggtaaggttagggttttaagatGATTGAAAGTCAATCAAAGAAGCAAATTAAACGCCTTGAAGTGCTCGAGCACCAACCTGATCTCCACCACGACTTTAAAATCCTCTTCAAGTGATCTCTTgatgtatttttgaaaattaaacttTGTTTCACTTTCGGGTGCCAAATGTGCCTGAAGTCACATAATGTAACAATTATCAATGTGAATTTAGAATCTCTTTCTTAATTAACTGTATGAAAAAGCTGTCATTtaaaaatgactatttcattagaaaaatgaatagtttttattgaaaattgaagaaagtagAATGAAATAGTTTTGAAATAACCAAACATAACCTTAGTGTAACTGGATTAAACGTACCATGATAAATCCATGTCTCAGTGTAATGTAATCAACCTTGGTAACTGTCTTGAAGAATTGTCTGAAGAAACACACCTGATAAAAGGAGGGAAAAAGGGTTTTCAAACAACTGTACCACAACTAACCCTTTATGccctttaatttcaaaattgaaaaataaacacaagtttcattactaataaaattaaaagtagtTGGAAGTCCCAATTTGTACTTCAGACCAGTCACTTTCAGAAACTTTTGATTAGGCAACCAGAAAAGTGATTTATACttctcttaattttgttatgGGCCTACCCAAAAGCATTTGGTTCCCCAATTTGGCAAGATAAAAACGTATTATTAaacaaaagggaaaagtacacataactccctcaaactaccattcaattgtcaatgtaccccctaaactaccaattgtctcgatctccccccttaaactaccagaaaatgtcaatgtccctcctaagaccaacaaaaagacaaaaatgaccctaattttttttgaataaggcaaaaatgtcctcataaattcaaaaaaaataaataaaaataaataaaaaacgaaaaaaaaaaatttaaaaaaagaacaaattttttattttttattttttaaaaaaagtaaacaaaaaataaatgaatttttttttaaaaaaaaatcaaatgaaaaaaataaaaaagaaaaaccagtttttattaaattaaaaacgaaaaataacaaatttttttaaagaaaaaaaacgaagaaacaaaaaataacttaaatttatttattttttttataaaaaaaaaatgaaaaaaaaccagtttttattaaattaaaaaacgaaaaagaacatttttttaaagaaaaaaaaaacaaaaaaacaaaaaataactgaaatttatttatttattttttaaaaaataaaacaaatgaaaagaaaaccagttttt carries:
- the LOC133863504 gene encoding MLO-like protein 6, which encodes MADAEKERTMEETSTWAVAAVCFVLLAISIFIEYIIHAIGKWLKHKRKRALYEALEKIKAELMLLGFISLLLTVLQDYISDICIPKNVGATWHPCENGKSGTTKKNSEDSEDSTLGRKLLQFLDSNFSARRRLATKGDDYCTKNGKVAFMSAYAIHQLHVFIFVLAVFHVVFCILTLALGRTKMRRWKVWEDETRTLEYQYHNDPERFRFARETSFGRRHLSFWSKSTVSLWVVCFFRQFFKTVTKVDYITLRHGFIMAHLAPESETKFNFQKYIKRSLEEDFKVVVEISPIIWGFAVLSLLSNAYGWQSYLWLPFLPLIVILLVGTKLQVIITKMGLRIQEGGDVIKGTPVVKPGDDLFWFGRPRFLLFLIHFVLFQNAFQLAFFAWSVYAFTIDSCFHKRTADKVIRLTTGVVVEVLCSYVTLPLYALVTQMGSSMKPTIFNDRVADALRSWHQSARKNTRQSHHHSETNSPFSSRPATPTHGHGMSPVHLLHSYQHGSLDSLHTSPRKSNVEIDRLDVEDSVHNSDQQETEIQEQSSFQLPQAPAAIRTQHEVNISLSDFTFRR